Below is a window of Candidatus Saccharimonadia bacterium DNA.
TTCTCGCGCTTTCTGGGGCTCGCGATCGAGGACAGCATTCCGGACGCCACGACGCTTTGGCTGTTCCGCGAGAAGCTGGCCAGGGCCGGGCTGATCGAACAGCTGTTTGACCGCTTCGACCAGCATCTTGCGGCCAAGGGCTACATGGCGCGTGGCGGGCAGATCATTGACGCCAGTATCGTGCTGGTGCCGACGCAGCGGAACAGTCGTGACGAGAACGCCGAGCTGCAGGCTGGGCGCACACCAGCGGGGTGGAAGCAGAAGCCCGCCAAAGTGCGGCAGAAGGACCGCGATGCGCGCTGGACCAAGAAGCATGGCCGCAGCTTCTTCGGCTACAAGAACCATGTGAACGCGGACGCCAAGCACAAGCTGATCCGGCATTATGCGGTGACCGATGCTGCCGTGCACGACAGC
It encodes the following:
- a CDS encoding IS5 family transposase, which translates into the protein FSRFLGLAIEDSIPDATTLWLFREKLARAGLIEQLFDRFDQHLAAKGYMARGGQIIDASIVLVPTQRNSRDENAELQAGRTPAGWKQKPAKVRQKDRDARWTKKHGRSFFGYKNHVNADAKHKLIRHYAVTDAAVHDSQELDGLLDEGNTCNDVFADSAYRSAEIEAKLRASAYNSRIHRRGRRNHPLSLAQVRVNHAKSRIRARIEHVFGAQQNAPGGRIVRTIGIVRARAKIGLQNLAYNIRRLVTLERLAAA